One genomic window of Sporosarcina ureae includes the following:
- a CDS encoding GMC family oxidoreductase, translating to MVKTLDKVDAVIVGSGWAGGIAAAELTKKGYKVVGLERGKAQKREDFVGAKDELRYDVRKLMFQELNKETLTIRNTLDETATPNRSNDTNAINGTATGGSGVHWNGMVYRWLPTDFEFHTKTVEKYGEKIIPKDMQLQDWGITYDELEKYYDQFEKTAGISGEPDPLRPGQRSDEYPTPPMKETDIIRTFTKAAKDLGYHPYRIPSANISETYTNPDGETINGCVYCAFCEAFGCDFGAKADPIVTVLATAHKSGNYELRNNSYAVRIVHENGKAVGIKYVDTETGEEFIQPADIVVVAGFTFTNTRLMLLSEIGKPYNPKDGTGVIGSHLTAHQRNLTHTRVRGFFDEKKFNRYAGTGALGVTLDDFNVEQLDHTKLDFLHGFCLRTSQRGDRPITNNHVPADVPSWGKEFKDKSIFYANRRIDVQQQNGALAWRENYMDLDPTYKDMFGDPLLRVTSKFHDQDRNIVRYAHQRAKELLEQMGADHITIPEITEETEFDKSSLSDHTGGGVVMGDRPETSAVNNYSQVWDMDNLFVVGASSFPLMGSSNPTATVGALAYRAAEGMIKFLETGGGQLVKEKETAKA from the coding sequence ATGGTAAAAACATTAGATAAAGTAGATGCAGTCATCGTCGGTTCAGGCTGGGCAGGCGGTATTGCGGCAGCTGAATTAACGAAAAAAGGATATAAAGTAGTAGGTTTAGAAAGAGGGAAAGCGCAAAAACGAGAAGATTTCGTTGGCGCGAAGGATGAACTTCGCTACGATGTGCGGAAGCTCATGTTCCAAGAATTGAATAAAGAAACGTTGACGATTCGTAATACGCTAGACGAAACGGCGACACCAAACCGCAGTAACGATACAAATGCGATCAATGGTACGGCTACTGGCGGTTCAGGTGTTCACTGGAACGGCATGGTATATCGTTGGCTTCCAACGGATTTCGAATTCCATACGAAAACGGTAGAAAAATATGGAGAAAAAATCATCCCGAAAGATATGCAACTCCAAGATTGGGGTATTACATATGATGAGCTGGAGAAGTATTACGATCAGTTTGAAAAAACTGCCGGCATCTCAGGTGAACCAGATCCATTGCGACCGGGTCAGCGTTCGGATGAATACCCGACACCGCCGATGAAAGAAACGGATATCATTCGTACCTTTACGAAAGCGGCAAAAGATTTGGGCTATCATCCGTATCGTATTCCTTCTGCTAACATATCTGAGACGTATACTAACCCTGACGGTGAGACGATTAACGGATGTGTGTACTGTGCATTTTGTGAAGCGTTCGGTTGTGACTTCGGAGCGAAAGCAGATCCGATTGTTACGGTTTTAGCTACAGCACATAAAAGTGGTAATTATGAGTTGCGTAATAATTCGTATGCGGTTCGGATTGTACATGAAAATGGCAAAGCAGTTGGTATTAAATATGTAGACACAGAAACAGGAGAAGAGTTCATTCAACCGGCAGATATCGTCGTGGTTGCCGGATTTACCTTCACGAATACTCGCCTCATGCTGTTATCTGAAATTGGCAAGCCATACAATCCGAAAGATGGAACAGGCGTGATCGGTAGCCACTTGACTGCTCACCAGCGCAACTTGACGCATACGCGTGTCCGTGGATTCTTTGATGAGAAGAAATTCAATCGCTATGCAGGTACCGGTGCGCTCGGCGTGACATTGGATGATTTCAATGTGGAGCAACTTGATCATACGAAACTCGATTTCTTGCATGGTTTCTGTTTGCGGACATCTCAAAGAGGAGATCGACCGATTACGAATAACCATGTTCCTGCAGACGTTCCATCTTGGGGGAAAGAATTTAAAGACAAGTCTATTTTCTATGCGAACCGTCGTATAGATGTTCAGCAACAAAACGGTGCCCTTGCTTGGCGAGAAAACTATATGGACTTGGATCCGACGTACAAAGATATGTTCGGTGATCCATTACTGCGCGTCACGAGCAAGTTCCATGATCAAGACCGAAACATTGTACGATATGCGCATCAAAGAGCGAAAGAGTTACTGGAACAAATGGGCGCAGACCATATTACGATTCCTGAAATTACAGAGGAAACAGAGTTTGATAAGTCGTCATTATCTGACCATACAGGTGGCGGTGTAGTCATGGGGGATCGTCCCGAAACGTCTGCTGTAAACAATTATTCACAAGTATGGGACATGGACAATTTATTCGTAGTGGGGGCTTCTTCATTCCCACTTATGGGTAGTTCCAATCCAACAGCGACAGTTGGCGCACTAGCTTACCGTGCCGCAGAAGGTATGATCAAGTTTTTAGAGACTGGCGGAGGCCAGTTAGTTAAAGAAAAGGAAACAGCAAAAGCATAA
- a CDS encoding gluconate 2-dehydrogenase subunit 3 family protein translates to MADNNSNNPKNTNEVSDPGRRSFVKNTGIAVGGVAGGALLGGLFSSRSKNNNSTSTATKESVKEKRYEEARMYFTRIADFAILEQAVERIFPEDHNGPGAIELGVPYYIDKQLAGPYGSNVGDYRQGPFIGSKASAADSSLDRGQIFINGLRTMDVESLKRFDTNFVKATEDQQLEIMTDFADDKVEIKGISSKGFFNLLRSTTLEGAYCDPLYGGNRDMKGWKMKEYPGAIASYAHMIEEDKFVKMDQVSLTDYQPK, encoded by the coding sequence ATGGCTGATAATAATTCGAATAACCCGAAGAATACGAACGAAGTTTCTGATCCGGGACGCCGCAGTTTCGTCAAGAACACAGGAATTGCTGTCGGAGGTGTAGCCGGTGGTGCATTGCTTGGAGGTCTGTTTAGCAGTCGATCGAAAAATAATAATTCGACTTCCACTGCGACTAAGGAAAGCGTGAAAGAGAAGCGCTATGAAGAAGCGCGTATGTACTTCACTCGTATTGCCGATTTCGCTATTTTGGAGCAGGCAGTGGAGCGGATTTTCCCTGAAGATCATAACGGTCCTGGAGCGATAGAATTAGGCGTTCCGTATTATATTGACAAACAGTTGGCAGGTCCTTATGGATCCAATGTAGGCGATTACAGACAAGGTCCTTTTATAGGTTCTAAAGCTTCGGCTGCAGACTCTAGTCTCGATCGTGGCCAGATTTTCATTAATGGATTACGAACAATGGATGTCGAGAGTCTAAAACGATTTGATACTAATTTTGTTAAAGCGACGGAAGATCAGCAATTAGAAATTATGACGGATTTTGCAGATGACAAAGTGGAAATCAAAGGTATTAGTTCGAAAGGATTCTTTAATTTGTTGCGTTCTACTACGCTTGAAGGCGCGTATTGTGATCCATTGTACGGAGGCAATCGAGATATGAAAGGCTGGAAAATGAAAGAATATCCAGGCGCCATCGCATCGTATGCCCATATGATAGAAGAAGATAAGTTCGTGAAAATGGATCAAGTGAGCCTTACAGATTACCAACCTAAATAA
- a CDS encoding cell wall hydrolase: protein MARVKYRDSDVDLMARMMRAEAEAEGNQGMLYVGNVIVNRAVADCLDFNDVRSIYDVIFQIQGNNYSFEAVQKGNLFYQRARESEKKLARRNLTNWREHPAHYALWYFNPYGPCPPTWYDQPFTGQFKNHCFYEPLPGTCDSVYMG, encoded by the coding sequence ATGGCGAGAGTCAAATACCGAGATTCAGATGTCGATTTAATGGCTAGAATGATGAGAGCCGAAGCCGAAGCCGAAGGAAATCAAGGAATGTTATATGTCGGAAATGTCATCGTCAATCGTGCAGTAGCCGATTGTCTGGACTTCAATGATGTACGGTCCATATATGATGTCATTTTCCAAATACAAGGGAATAATTATTCATTTGAAGCGGTTCAAAAAGGAAACTTATTTTATCAACGTGCAAGAGAATCTGAAAAGAAATTAGCTAGAAGGAATTTAACTAATTGGCGAGAACATCCGGCTCACTATGCGCTATGGTACTTCAATCCCTATGGTCCCTGCCCGCCCACTTGGTATGATCAACCGTTTACAGGGCAGTTTAAAAACCATTGTTTCTATGAACCGCTACCCGGAACTTGTGACAGTGTGTACATGGGATAA